The nucleotide window TTGGCACTGGCAGGCAATGGCGCATCGGGGTTGGCGCGGTAGTAGTTGGTCTTGCTGACCAGTTCGTCCGCCGACACGTAGCCCTGATCGACAAAGAACTGCGCGATGCCCATCAGCCATTTCTCGTAGTAGCGGTACTTGAAGTACTCGAACGGATTCATGTCTTCCGCGCCGGCGCGCAGCGACGCCCAGGTCCACTTTTCCTTGAACGCGGTCGGCAGCGTCTTAACCGGATAGTTCTGGAGCGCGTCCGACAGGTGGGTGCTTTCCGCCATCATCACGGTGTGAATGCCGAAGATGCGCTTTTCCCATTCCTCCGCAAAGACACGGGTGTCCAGGTTGACTGGCCCGAGATTCTCGAGGCCACCGAGGGTGTGTGCTAGTTTCATCGCGAGTTTCCTTGCGAACAGGGGCGTATCGGCGAGGGCGGGCTCGTCGATGCTGACGGGAGGGCTTCGATCACTATCACTGTGGGTTCCTTTCGAGAAAGAGACAGCAGTCGAACAGGACAACTCAGGCCGCGAGGCATTCAGCGAACGATTTGCGCAGACGATGCGGGTCGATACCACGGCCGATAAAGACCAGGCAGTTGCGGCGCGCCTCGTCGCGCCGCCAGGCACGGCCGGGACGAGCCTCCAGCAACATGTGCACGCTGTGGAACAGGAACTGGCGCGGCTCGTCGACAAAGTTCAGCACCCCCTTCATGCGCATCAGCCGCGTGCCCTCCTCCTGGACGAGCAGGTTGACCCAGCGGTTGAAGCGCGTCGGGTCGAGCCGCCTGTCCTCGACAATCGAGTACGACTGGATCGAACTGTCGTGCTCGTGGTCGTGCTCGGCGTCTTCGTCGAGCAGGTCCGGTTCGATGGCCAGCACGGCAGGCAGGGAGAAGCGCTTCACGCCGAGCAAGTCGTCAGCCGGCACGGATGAGCGCGTCGACGCAAAGAGCGTGGCGGTTGGGTTCAGCGATTTCACCTCGGCCTCGATCGCGGCGCGCTCGCCGTCATCGACGAGATCGAGCTTGTTGACGATCACGACGTCGGCGAAGGCCACCTGCTCGCGAGCGATCTCGTCCTGGATCTGCTGGGGAAAATGCCGGGCGTCGACGAGGGTGACGACGGACTCGAGCTCCACGAGCTCACGCACGTCGGGATCGGCGAGGAAGGTCTGGAGGACGGGTGCCGGATCGGCAAGGCCCGAGGTCTCGACGATCAGCCTGTCGACCGGCGTGCCGCTGACGCGGCTGCGCGCCAGCAGTTCCTTGATGCCGGCGACGAGGTCGACGCGCACCGTGCAGCAAATGCAGCCGTTGTTGATCTCGACCAGCGCCTGCTCGTCGGCCACGATCAACTGGCCGTCGATGCCGACCTCTCCGAATTCGTTGACGACGATGCCAATGCGCTCGATCGCGCGCTGTTCGATCAGGTGATTGACCAGCGTGGTCTTGCCGGCACCCAGGAACCCCGAGATGACGGTGACCGGAACTTTGGCATAGCGGGTGGTGTGAATCATCTACACCCCTCATGTTTCAGATGACGACAAAGTGAAAGGAGGAAGTACGCCGGTGAACGCATGTCGGCACCCTTCAAGCGCGGGCGTCACCCAGTTCGCTGCGCTCGACCCACACACCGAACAACAGGCCGATCGTCGTCCACATGATCACCTGCATGCCAATGGCCGCGACGCGAAACTTCCAGGCCACGACTGCAGGAAATATCGCAGACACTTCGCTGATTGCCGGCAGGCGAGCTGCACCGCCGTGATGATTGCGATGAACACGAGTCCAGCGAGGATCGATGCATTCCATTGCCCCACCTTGACTGCTAGCTGACGGCGCACGTCGAGCGAAAAGATATCGTCGCGACCGAAATCGCGATCATCAGGAAAAACAGGGAGGTGCGATAGCCGATTGTTTCCGGATTGCCGACCGATGGAGGATTTGCCGGATATTTGACGTTCGGCACGATGACGAGCGCGACGAATGCCGCCAACGCGAGCCACGCGGACAGTGGTCGCGCCGAGATCCGCCCGAAGCGGCCGTACGCGTATGCGAAGGTCACCGCAAACAATCCACCGAACGCGGCGCCGTAGGTCACGACGCCCGTCAGAAGTCCTATGCCCGCCAGCATCCCGCGCAAGAGCAGCTTTCCAATCATCCGGGCCTCCGCGTCAGTGACAGGGGAAGCCCAGCAGATGCCGGCCGTCATGCACGAACTCATGTACGTACATACCGGGTACGATCGAGGTCGCGCCCTCTTCCGCACCGACGAAATAGATTGCAAGCAGCAGAATCAGGCCAGCGAACACGACCCAGGGCAACAGTTCACGGACGGGGATGGGGGTTGGCGTGACGACCGGTTTCAGGATTGCTTCACTCATGTTGAAACCTCCCGGGGGTATCGCGTCCCGTAGACAGCAGAGGAAGTACGAAGGCAGGCCAAGTTCCCGGAAGTGGGGATTCCCGGTTACAGTGGCGCCACTACGCCGCGATTACACTGGCTTTCGCGCTTCGTATCGGGAGATTGTACGCGTGAATTCAGCGACGTTGTAAGCCACTTGGAATGGTAGGCAAGCGTCGTGCACTGCGGCATGAGCGCGTTCGCACACTGTTACGCAACGCGATCGTGTTCCCAATATTCGTCAACGATTGGCCGGTGATTATCGTGATTGGGCGGTGACTATCATTTATCTGCTGCGACACATGTCCGTGCCTGACCCGTGCGGATCCTGCGGCAGGAAACGCCACAAGGCGAGGCGGCCCGTCAGAAGCGGTGAAACCGGAGCGCCGAATGCTCTGGTCAGCTTTTTCTTAGCACCATTCCTTTACGGGAATCGAATGAACTGCCGGGATGATGCGATAGACCGAACATCAGATCAGCGCACACTGGGCGGCGCTGACTTCAATTCCTGCAAAAGCGCCAGCGCTTTCGAGGCGCCCATCCGATGGGCCGCATCGGCTGCACTGACGCCCGATGCATCGGTAGCGTCAAGATTGGCGCCGCGGCTGACCAGATACTCGACGATCCCGGTGCGGTCGAACATCGCCGCGATCATCAGCGCCGTGCGCCCGTCGGGCGATGCACCTTCGATATCGGCGCCGTACGCGAGCAACAGCTTGATCATCGGCAGATCGCCCTTGAAGGCGGCGCCTGCCAGCGGCGTCTGTCCGTTGCTGTTGCGAAGATCTGGATCGGAGCGATGCTGAAGCAACACGCGCACCGTTTCCAGATGTCCGTGATACGCGGCCAGCATCAAGAGACTGTCGCCGCGATGATTACGCAGGTTCGGCGACAAACCTTTGCCAAGTAGTGCGCCAAGAGTTTCCGCGTCGCCTGCGCGGGCGAGATCGAATACCGCGTTCGCGAATTCGAACGTATCGTCGTCGAGCTCGCTCGCGGGCGGGGAATTGCGGACGGCTCGCATTTTAGTATTCCTCTACACACGATGGATGGAAAGTCACTATTCAAGGCAAACCCTGCGGGAAGACTGGTCGTCCAACATAAATGACACAACTAAGAATCGATGCATACAATGTGGGCTCAGATATTTCGATAAGTGGTCGAGCATACTCATGCATACCTCCACAACATTCGTCGTCGTCTCATTCGCTTTGAGCATCACCTCGACATTCGTGCAGCATTCCTCAAACTGCGTTACTGACTCGTCTGCTGGAACATCTTCAGACGTACGGAGAAGTTCTTTTCGTAGGAATCTGTCGATTGATACCCCAAGGGGGAAGGCGTTTTCGATGATCCGCTACTCTGTCGATGACACGCCTGAGCGTGACAGCCAGGTGCATACAGTTCCCGATCAAGGCACGTTTCGCTTTGATAGTGAAGGCGATACTGCCTAGGCGAGATGCCCAGACATCTTTGGAAGACGCATCTCATGCGATCTGGATTCCCAAAGCCACACGCATAAGCGATCGCTTTCAAAGGAATTTCGCTCCCCTGCAGCATGACGCGCGCAGCGTTCATGCGGGCATCCATGACATATTCGGCAGGCGAAATTTTCGTGTCGTGGACGAACGTGCGAGCGAATGTACGAATGCTCATGTTCGCAATGCGTGCGAGAGCTTTGACCGACAGGTCATCGGCTAGATTCGACAGGACGTATTGCTGGACTTGTGCAACCCGCGAACAGCCTTTCACAGATGGCGTGAAGTGGGGACTCGACTGGGATTTCCCACCCGCGCGCTGCATGGACGCGTAGAGCCGCTCGGCAACTTTCGACGCGACTTCACTGCCTTTGTCCAGGTTCAGCAGGTGAAGGGGGAGATCGACTGCTGCTGTTGCGCCGGCCGACGTATAGACGTTGCCGTCCTCAACAAAAGGCCGGTCGACTTCGACACGGGCGGTAGGGCACAACGCCGCAAGCTCGTCTGCATAGTTAGCGTGAATGGTGATCATTCGGTGATCCAGCAGGCCGGCGCGCGCCAGAATGAAGACGCCACTGCAGATCGCGCCGAAGCATCGCGCCTGCCGACTTGCACGCTTAAGCCACGCATAGCTCTCGTCGGTGAACTCCCGACGAACCAGTCCGGGGCCGCCCGCCACAAGCAGCAGGTCGTATGCATCATGCGCGTTACTGAAATGTCTGTCGGCGAAAATGGCCAATCCGTTTGAACATCGAAGCGGCCCATGCTCCAGCCCCACTACTTCCACTCGATAGTGCGAGTCCGCCGACGGGAAGCGGTTGGCTTCCGCGAAGACGTCGAGGGGCCCACAAATGTCCCGCGATTGGACACCGGGAAAAGCGACTATAGCGACGCTTCTCATGCGGCTGCTCATATCCCTGAACGGCCGCGGGTGCGACAGCGTGGATGGTCTGGTAGCGATGGGGGTGTTCATGGAAAATCCTTTCGTGGCGCGTGAGCGCGAATGCCGATATAGATTTCATCTGATGAATTGCTTCATTGAAGGGCTCGTTACGCGGGCCAGCGGCTATCGGGTGGGCAGTGTGCGGGGACGGCGCGGGCACGCCAGGACAGGCTTGGCGGACTTCCCATCGAGCCTGGCGGGGATGCAAACTGATGGGTGGGTTGCGGGCATCGACGCCCACGGGTCTCTGACACCAGGCGCTGAAGTGAGTCGGGCCGTACGATGAGATGATGGGTAGTCGGCTGTGGGCAGCACGGGATCAAGAGCCATATTATAAGTACTGCTATCAGATGTTACCTCAGAAATCGCATTGCTTTCGACGTTCAACATCGTGTCCCTCTCTTTAGCGAAGAGTGAAGCAGCAATCGAACTATGGATCGAGGTCAAATAACCACTGACTTGCAGCTATTGAATGCAAATCGCGGAAAGGTGCGACGGTACGGCGATAGATGTGCTGCCAAGTCACGGCGCGAACGTGTATTCCGGATAAGCGTTACTGATATATGTCAAGTTGTCAGGTCAACTGGCACGACGATTCCTTGAAACAGTTAATCAAGCGAACGGGGCCGACGGGTAGCCCGGATGGCGAGGTTGACTGGGCCACGGAGCGTGGTATGCCCTGTCATAACGCCGAGCGTCACCTTGATGAAAGAACAGTAGGTCTTGCCGAAGGGCAAATCTATTCTACGGGGGGATAAGCTGACGCCGCGTTAGCGTAACTCGCCTATACGATGGTATAAGCGCATCAAGCAGGCTTCATCTGGACCCGCGTGGTTCAGGTCTACGTGCCCCGGGACGCTCGCGGACAAAGAGCCCTGCCATTCATCGTGTCGGGAGACGGCATTCCGGCATCGGCAGGTGTTGTTCCGCTGTTCCGCATTGAGCCGTTGCTGTTCCCGGCCCTGGACAATCTGATCCGTGAGCGGCGAGTCCCGCCGATGGTGGCCATCACCGTCGAGAACGGCGGCCAGGACGCACAAGGGAGCCAGCGCGGGTTCGAGTACGATTCCATAAACGGGCAGTACGCGGAATTCATCGAGACCGAGGTATTGCCCCAGGTCGAGAAAATAGCGGGCATCCGCCTCACCCACGATCCTGCGGGCCGGATCGCCATGGGGTTCAGCGCGAGCGCCGAAGCGGCCTTCACCATGGCCTGGTTCCACCCCGAACTCTTCGGCAAGGTCCTCTCCTATTCCCCGACCTTCACCAACCAGCAGTGGCCACACAACCCCAACCTTCCGGGCGGGGCCTGGCAATATCACAGCCAGTACGCGGGCCCGCCTCCGACGCAGCTTCTGCAAACGGAAAGCTTCAACGTTCCCACGCCGGTCGCAGCGAACCAGTCGCCGGCTTGCCCCTCGTTCCCAACAGTCCCAGGAAGCCTATCCGGGTGTGGTACGAGGTGGGTGATTACGACGGCTGGTATCCCAACCCGATGGCGGACGGGATGCACGATTATGTGCTCGCTTGCGAGAACATGGCCAAGGCGCTCGCTGCGAAAGGGTACGAGTACCAGTTCATCTTCGCCCACAATGCCGGGCATGTAGACCTTGCCACCATCAAACAGACGCTGCCGAATGCCATAGCGTATCTGATGGGTGGATATCAGCCGAATGGAGATTAGGATCGCAACACGGCGGCTTTAACCGGTGCGCCTGGATT belongs to Paraburkholderia sp. FT54 and includes:
- the nthB gene encoding nitrile hydratase subunit beta; this translates as MKLAHTLGGLENLGPVNLDTRVFAEEWEKRIFGIHTVMMAESTHLSDALQNYPVKTLPTAFKEKWTWASLRAGAEDMNPFEYFKYRYYEKWLMGIAQFFVDQGYVSADELVSKTNYYRANPDAPLPASAKPAISAQIVDYLMHGDSPLRPLGGTPRFAQGARVTVADPDAVDHTRLPGYLRNKHGTVDLVYPGAYSYFVSTGPDGIGAPMPVYRVAFAAEDIWGKQKSEPNTTIYADLFEAYLEASN
- a CDS encoding GTP-binding protein; translated protein: MIHTTRYAKVPVTVISGFLGAGKTTLVNHLIEQRAIERIGIVVNEFGEVGIDGQLIVADEQALVEINNGCICCTVRVDLVAGIKELLARSRVSGTPVDRLIVETSGLADPAPVLQTFLADPDVRELVELESVVTLVDARHFPQQIQDEIAREQVAFADVVIVNKLDLVDDGERAAIEAEVKSLNPTATLFASTRSSVPADDLLGVKRFSLPAVLAIEPDLLDEDAEHDHEHDSSIQSYSIVEDRRLDPTRFNRWVNLLVQEEGTRLMRMKGVLNFVDEPRQFLFHSVHMLLEARPGRAWRRDEARRNCLVFIGRGIDPHRLRKSFAECLAA
- a CDS encoding CbtB domain-containing protein; its protein translation is MSEAILKPVVTPTPIPVRELLPWVVFAGLILLLAIYFVGAEEGATSIVPGMYVHEFVHDGRHLLGFPCH
- a CDS encoding ankyrin repeat domain-containing protein; translation: MRAVRNSPPASELDDDTFEFANAVFDLARAGDAETLGALLGKGLSPNLRNHRGDSLLMLAAYHGHLETVRVLLQHRSDPDLRNSNGQTPLAGAAFKGDLPMIKLLLAYGADIEGASPDGRTALMIAAMFDRTGIVEYLVSRGANLDATDASGVSAADAAHRMGASKALALLQELKSAPPSVR
- a CDS encoding DJ-1/PfpI family protein, with translation MNTPIATRPSTLSHPRPFRDMSSRMRSVAIVAFPGVQSRDICGPLDVFAEANRFPSADSHYRVEVVGLEHGPLRCSNGLAIFADRHFSNAHDAYDLLLVAGGPGLVRREFTDESYAWLKRASRQARCFGAICSGVFILARAGLLDHRMITIHANYADELAALCPTARVEVDRPFVEDGNVYTSAGATAAVDLPLHLLNLDKGSEVASKVAERLYASMQRAGGKSQSSPHFTPSVKGCSRVAQVQQYVLSNLADDLSVKALARIANMSIRTFARTFVHDTKISPAEYVMDARMNAARVMLQGSEIPLKAIAYACGFGNPDRMRCVFQRCLGISPRQYRLHYQSETCLDRELYAPGCHAQACHRQSSGSSKTPSPLGYQSTDSYEKNFSVRLKMFQQTSQ
- a CDS encoding alpha/beta hydrolase-fold protein, coding for MVQVYVPRDARGQRALPFIVSGDGIPASAGVVPLFRIEPLLFPALDNLIRERRVPPMVAITVENGGQDAQGSQRGFEYDSINGQYAEFIETEVLPQVEKIAGIRLTHDPAGRIAMGFSASAEAAFTMAWFHPELFGKVLSYSPTFTNQQWPHNPNLPGGAWQYHSQYAGPPPTQLLQTESFNVPTPVAANQSPACPSFPTVPGSLSGCGTRWVITTAGIPTRWRTGCTIMCSLARTWPRRSLRKGTSTSSSSPTMPGM